A section of the bacterium genome encodes:
- the smpB gene encoding SsrA-binding protein SmpB, translating into MTKKPTSTQFAYNRQAKHNYQILDSFEVGCVLLGSEVKSIRQGNVQLKEGYATIVKDELFLEGVYIKPYEHTGGHVVPKSVRTRKLLMHKKQIQNLAMQMAQQRLSLIPMKLYLKHGKIKLELALGKGKKAHDKRESIKQRDVERDLLRYNR; encoded by the coding sequence ATGACAAAAAAACCAACTTCCACACAATTCGCTTATAACCGACAAGCCAAACATAACTATCAAATCTTAGATAGCTTTGAAGTCGGCTGCGTTCTTTTGGGCAGTGAAGTCAAGTCTATACGCCAAGGCAATGTTCAACTTAAAGAAGGCTACGCTACTATTGTAAAAGATGAACTTTTTTTGGAGGGTGTCTATATCAAACCCTACGAACACACGGGTGGACATGTTGTGCCAAAGTCTGTGCGAACAAGAAAATTGCTGATGCATAAAAAGCAGATTCAAAACCTAGCCATGCAAATGGCTCAACAGCGTTTAAGCTTAATTCCTATGAAACTTTATCTGAAGCATGGAAAAATCAAACTGGAGCTAGCTCTTGGAAAAGGTAAAAAAGCCCATGATAAACGTGAAAGCATTAAACAGCGTGATGTTGAAAGAGATTTATTACGCTACAACCGTTAA
- a CDS encoding DUF502 domain-containing protein has translation MRIFNALKKILKRYFLLGLFVLLPFYITLKFFMLVFGFFESILRIDNGTFLYIIPADFHPNYLLGYKVPGLDIVITILFVILVGILSRNYFGHTLIRIGDRIIDQIPLARSIHRVAKEVLKNFTAEEHYNQYKRVILIEYPRKGLYTMAFVTSDQQKYFSQVTGKKLLNVFVPTSPNPTSGYLILVPEDETIPTNFGIEAAFKLVISGGMVNVDYENPEVL, from the coding sequence ATGAGAATTTTCAACGCACTTAAAAAAATTTTAAAACGCTACTTTTTGTTGGGTTTGTTTGTCCTCTTACCTTTTTACATCACATTGAAATTTTTCATGCTGGTTTTTGGTTTTTTTGAAAGCATCTTACGGATTGACAATGGGACCTTTCTTTATATCATCCCAGCAGATTTTCATCCCAATTATTTACTGGGCTACAAAGTTCCAGGTTTAGATATCGTAATCACCATTCTGTTTGTTATCTTAGTGGGTATTTTAAGTCGAAATTATTTTGGACATACTTTGATTAGAATAGGTGACCGTATCATTGATCAAATCCCTCTTGCTCGTTCTATTCATAGAGTAGCCAAAGAGGTCTTAAAAAACTTTACAGCTGAAGAACATTACAACCAATACAAAAGAGTTATTTTAATTGAGTACCCTAGAAAAGGCTTATACACCATGGCTTTTGTTACCAGTGACCAACAAAAATACTTTTCACAAGTAACAGGAAAAAAACTCTTGAATGTTTTTGTACCCACGTCTCCAAATCCAACTAGCGGTTATTTAATTCTAGTTCCCGAAGATGAAACCATCCCCACAAACTTTGGTATTGAAGCAGCCTTTAAGCTTGTGATATCTGGTGGAATGGTCAATGTTGATTACGAAAATCCTGAGGTTTTATAA
- the purM gene encoding phosphoribosylformylglycinamidine cyclo-ligase codes for MSEKSLSYSDAGVDIKKGDGFVNNIKPLAKETFHQYVQNSIGGFASVASIPSEYKEPMIVTGTDGVGTKLLLAKQMNDYRYLGQDLVAMCVNDLLTLGARPFLFLDYYACESINPDQATELIKSIASACKLSGCALVGGETAEMPGLYAKNDFDLSGFCVGLVEKSKIIDGQNIEEGDVILALPSSGVHSNGFSLVRKVIEHAQLDLNETYPGFDVTLGQSLLEGTRIYVPTIVSLLEQNVQIKGMAHITGGGIAGNLSRVLPKNCDAIIQKDAWQVPRLFSFLQEKGNIHEDEMFKTFNMGLGYVLVCSAEEKDKIVHSCPDALLVGSIQEGHQEVNVV; via the coding sequence ATGTCTGAAAAAAGTTTAAGTTATAGTGATGCTGGTGTTGATATAAAAAAAGGTGATGGCTTTGTAAACAATATTAAACCTTTGGCTAAAGAAACCTTTCATCAGTATGTGCAAAATAGTATAGGCGGATTTGCTTCTGTGGCAAGTATTCCAAGTGAATACAAAGAGCCTATGATTGTGACTGGAACGGATGGTGTAGGAACCAAGTTACTTTTGGCTAAACAAATGAATGATTATCGCTACTTGGGTCAAGATTTAGTGGCTATGTGCGTAAATGACTTGTTAACCTTAGGGGCGAGACCTTTTTTATTTTTAGATTATTATGCTTGTGAGTCTATTAATCCTGATCAAGCAACAGAACTGATTAAAAGTATTGCAAGTGCCTGCAAGTTGTCTGGCTGCGCATTGGTTGGTGGAGAGACTGCAGAAATGCCTGGTTTGTACGCCAAAAATGATTTTGATTTAAGTGGTTTTTGCGTGGGCTTGGTCGAAAAAAGCAAGATCATTGATGGCCAAAACATAGAAGAGGGGGATGTTATTCTAGCTTTGCCTTCGTCTGGTGTTCACTCCAACGGCTTCAGTTTGGTTAGAAAAGTGATTGAGCACGCTCAATTGGATTTAAATGAAACGTATCCTGGTTTTGATGTTACTTTGGGGCAGAGTTTATTGGAAGGCACTCGAATTTATGTGCCAACAATTGTATCTTTGCTTGAACAAAATGTTCAAATCAAAGGCATGGCGCATATCACCGGTGGAGGTATAGCAGGTAATTTAAGCCGAGTGTTGCCTAAGAACTGTGATGCCATCATTCAAAAAGACGCTTGGCAAGTGCCTAGGCTATTTTCTTTTTTGCAAGAAAAAGGCAATATCCATGAAGACGAAATGTTTAAGACTTTCAATATGGGCTTAGGGTATGTGTTGGTTTGCAGTGCAGAAGAGAAGGATAAAATAGTTCATAGTTGTCCAGATGCTTTGCTGGTAGGGTCTATCCAAGAAGGACATCAAGAGGTCAATGTTGTATAA
- the infA gene encoding translation initiation factor IF-1: MAREDLVLIEGKVIEVAAGGNFMVEGPNGMRIAAKLAGKLRRKHIRVILGDHVTVGVSPYDPSHGLITYRGKDPALNRS, encoded by the coding sequence TTGGCAAGAGAAGATTTAGTTTTGATTGAAGGAAAAGTGATCGAGGTCGCAGCTGGTGGTAACTTTATGGTTGAAGGCCCTAACGGCATGCGTATCGCAGCAAAACTTGCCGGCAAACTCAGAAGAAAACACATTCGCGTTATCCTTGGCGATCATGTTACTGTTGGTGTTTCTCCTTATGACCCAAGCCACGGTCTCATAACCTACAGAGGCAAAGATCCTGCTCTAAACAGATCTTAG
- a CDS encoding SPOR domain-containing protein — MKFTTNKQKVYYIGFPLAVFFLCFVSYKIGYQKGIYKVTYNESLETIVDRKVIKRPEQLIFYDELNKKADTTDNANHKSLLVKKKPKKAEQEPVAMQAPVIRQDELDSKSTLDSAKTDFPDSLVIQLSAFKDKEKAQEQVDRLQSKGFLAFLISQEGDQLWHRVFVGPYDNRIKANEMIQKLEQKGFGRGFIVDKPIQ, encoded by the coding sequence ATGAAATTCACAACAAATAAGCAAAAAGTTTATTATATTGGCTTTCCATTGGCAGTCTTTTTTTTATGCTTTGTTTCCTATAAAATTGGTTATCAAAAGGGCATTTATAAAGTTACATACAACGAGTCACTTGAGACAATCGTTGATAGAAAGGTTATTAAAAGACCTGAGCAGCTCATCTTTTACGACGAGTTGAATAAGAAAGCTGATACAACAGATAATGCAAATCATAAAAGTTTGTTGGTCAAAAAAAAACCCAAAAAAGCTGAACAAGAGCCAGTGGCAATGCAAGCGCCTGTTATTCGGCAAGATGAATTAGACTCAAAAAGTACCTTGGATAGCGCAAAGACGGATTTCCCAGATAGTTTGGTTATTCAGTTAAGTGCATTTAAAGATAAAGAGAAAGCCCAAGAACAGGTGGATCGCTTGCAGTCTAAAGGCTTTTTAGCTTTTTTAATATCTCAAGAGGGTGATCAGCTGTGGCATAGAGTTTTTGTTGGTCCTTATGATAACCGGATCAAAGCCAATGAAATGATACAGAAGTTAGAGCAAAAAGGGTTTGGACGTGGCTTTATTGTAGATAAGCCCATTCAATAA
- a CDS encoding RNA methyltransferase → MKQQQHELDLFTLRQLEYAVYSKYCQVLSVSVSKQFAESQTYNKYSVLFSKLGGKLKQVNGLEFKRGKKDRGQLHAKVRLRTFHSSKAWMQECKSKAGAKRVLLLDQVQDPQNFGAMVRTAMFFSYDAVMIPTRNSAPMTATVVQASSGALFSLPIICVNNLKREIDFLKQQYFFCLGLDVSATKTLEDSKFLNEDLIIVMGNEGKGMRSLTLNACDEVYKVSNQPAFESLNVSAAAAIAMYHFDHQKNKLG, encoded by the coding sequence ATGAAGCAGCAACAGCATGAATTGGATCTTTTTACATTAAGACAACTTGAATACGCCGTTTATTCCAAGTACTGCCAAGTTTTGTCTGTTAGTGTGAGCAAACAGTTTGCTGAGTCTCAAACGTATAATAAGTACAGCGTTTTGTTCTCAAAATTAGGGGGTAAACTCAAACAAGTTAATGGTTTAGAGTTTAAAAGAGGTAAAAAAGACAGAGGCCAGTTGCACGCTAAAGTAAGGTTGCGCACTTTTCATTCAAGCAAGGCTTGGATGCAGGAGTGTAAAAGTAAAGCTGGAGCTAAACGCGTTTTGCTTTTAGATCAAGTTCAAGATCCGCAAAATTTTGGTGCGATGGTAAGAACAGCAATGTTTTTTTCCTACGATGCAGTCATGATTCCAACAAGGAATAGTGCTCCAATGACTGCTACAGTTGTTCAAGCGTCAAGCGGGGCCTTGTTCAGTTTGCCCATTATTTGTGTCAATAACCTAAAGCGTGAGATTGATTTTTTAAAACAACAGTATTTTTTTTGTTTAGGCTTGGATGTGAGCGCAACAAAAACTTTGGAAGACTCTAAGTTTTTAAATGAAGATCTTATTATTGTCATGGGTAATGAAGGTAAAGGGATGCGTTCATTAACCCTGAATGCATGTGATGAGGTGTATAAAGTTTCCAATCAACCTGCTTTTGAAAGTTTAAATGTAAGTGCAGCAGCAGCAATAGCCATGTATCATTTTGACCATCAGAAAAATAAACTTGGATAA
- the tuf gene encoding elongation factor Tu, with protein MAKEKFERTKPHVNVGTIGHVDHGKTTTTAAITCVLATKGMADYKAYDDVAKADAKSFRRDATKILTVALSHVEYESETRHYAHIDCPGHADYIKNMITGAAQMDGAILVVSAHTGPMPQTKEHVLLARQVNVPSITVFLNKCDLVEDEELLELVEMEVTELLEKYDFKDSKIIRGSATKAIEDPEGEGGKCIWDLIAALDESIPEPKRETDKPFLMPVEDIFSIEGRGTVVTGKIERGIIKVGEEIEIVGLNDTQKTTVTGVEMFKKLLDEGQAGDNVGLLVRGIKRDEVERGQVLCKPGSVTPHKRFKASAYILNKEEGGRHTPFFKGYRPQFYFRTTDVTGDCKLPDNVEMVMPGDNIEMEVELMKPVAMEKEVRFAIREGGKTVGAGVVSEIIE; from the coding sequence ATGGCAAAAGAAAAATTTGAAAGAACGAAACCGCACGTTAATGTTGGTACCATCGGTCACGTTGACCACGGTAAGACAACAACTACTGCGGCGATTACTTGTGTTTTAGCAACAAAAGGCATGGCTGACTATAAAGCTTATGATGATGTAGCTAAAGCTGATGCAAAATCATTTAGAAGAGATGCGACAAAAATTCTTACAGTTGCTTTGTCTCACGTTGAGTATGAGTCAGAAACACGTCACTATGCGCACATTGATTGTCCTGGTCACGCTGACTACATTAAAAACATGATCACAGGTGCTGCTCAGATGGACGGTGCTATTTTGGTTGTGAGTGCTCACACAGGTCCAATGCCTCAAACAAAAGAGCACGTACTGTTGGCTCGTCAGGTGAACGTACCTTCAATTACAGTATTTTTAAACAAGTGTGACTTGGTTGAAGACGAAGAGCTGTTAGAGTTGGTTGAAATGGAAGTGACAGAACTTCTAGAAAAGTATGACTTTAAAGATTCCAAAATTATTCGTGGTAGTGCAACTAAAGCTATTGAAGATCCTGAAGGTGAAGGCGGAAAGTGCATTTGGGACTTGATTGCTGCTTTAGATGAGAGCATTCCTGAGCCAAAACGTGAAACTGATAAGCCTTTCTTGATGCCTGTTGAGGATATCTTCTCAATTGAAGGCCGTGGTACAGTTGTAACCGGTAAAATCGAGCGTGGTATTATTAAAGTTGGTGAAGAGATTGAAATCGTTGGCTTAAATGACACACAAAAAACCACTGTAACAGGTGTTGAGATGTTCAAAAAGCTTCTTGATGAAGGTCAAGCTGGTGATAACGTGGGTCTTTTGGTTCGTGGTATCAAGCGTGATGAGGTTGAGCGTGGACAGGTTTTATGTAAGCCCGGTTCAGTAACTCCTCACAAAAGATTTAAAGCCAGTGCTTATATTCTAAATAAAGAAGAAGGTGGTAGACATACTCCATTCTTTAAAGGATATAGACCTCAGTTTTATTTTAGAACAACTGATGTGACCGGTGATTGTAAGCTGCCTGATAATGTTGAGATGGTTATGCCAGGTGACAACATTGAAATGGAAGTTGAGCTTATGAAGCCAGTTGCTATGGAAAAAGAAGTGCGTTTTGCTATCCGTGAAGGTGGTAAAACTGTTGGTGCCGGTGTGGTATCAGAAATTATTGAATAA
- the secE gene encoding preprotein translocase subunit SecE gives MSGDKKWINLSFVTLALILAWVLNQAFLMVARYAKLQNPVFLDTLPASTVLALLVACLGVFLYTRQAKVQSFAYEVLQEIKKVIWPTQKVAYLSTVVVLILVVISASILGVFDWLCTGLIGLVLKV, from the coding sequence ATGTCGGGTGATAAAAAATGGATAAATCTTAGTTTTGTTACATTGGCTTTAATTTTAGCTTGGGTTTTAAATCAAGCGTTTTTAATGGTCGCGCGGTATGCAAAGTTACAAAATCCTGTGTTTTTAGATACTTTGCCAGCGTCTACAGTATTAGCTTTATTGGTGGCGTGTTTGGGAGTGTTTTTGTACACAAGGCAAGCAAAGGTGCAAAGCTTTGCCTATGAAGTTTTACAAGAGATTAAAAAGGTTATATGGCCAACCCAAAAAGTGGCTTATCTCTCAACCGTGGTGGTTTTAATTTTGGTGGTTATTTCTGCAAGTATATTGGGAGTGTTTGATTGGTTGTGTACAGGTCTAATTGGCTTGGTACTGAAAGTGTGA
- the nusG gene encoding transcription termination/antitermination protein NusG: protein MKNPRFKWYVVHVYSGYEQRVKEGLLERIKSLSAEDNFGEVLIPTENVVEMVQGQKKSSKRKFFPGYILVEMDLTDDMWHLVKGTPKVTGFVGGASRKPTPVPEKEVLRLTQQISEGVVNPKLKMSFEKGENVRVVEGPFQNFNGIVDEVKPDKGKLRVLVSIFGRSTPVELDYAQVEKS from the coding sequence GTGAAAAACCCAAGGTTTAAGTGGTATGTTGTTCATGTTTATTCAGGTTATGAACAAAGAGTAAAAGAAGGTCTTTTGGAGCGAATTAAATCTTTGTCAGCTGAAGATAATTTTGGAGAGGTTTTGATTCCAACTGAGAATGTTGTAGAGATGGTTCAGGGGCAAAAAAAATCTTCTAAAAGAAAGTTTTTTCCAGGTTATATACTGGTTGAGATGGATTTAACCGATGATATGTGGCACTTGGTAAAAGGAACACCAAAAGTTACTGGTTTTGTTGGCGGTGCGTCAAGGAAGCCAACGCCAGTGCCTGAAAAAGAAGTTTTAAGGTTAACGCAGCAAATTAGTGAAGGTGTGGTTAATCCAAAATTAAAGATGAGCTTTGAAAAGGGTGAGAATGTTCGTGTTGTCGAGGGTCCTTTTCAAAACTTTAATGGTATAGTGGATGAAGTTAAGCCTGATAAAGGTAAATTAAGAGTGCTTGTGAGTATTTTTGGTCGTTCAACCCCTGTTGAGCTTGACTATGCACAAGTAGAAAAAAGTTGA
- the rplK gene encoding 50S ribosomal protein L11: protein MADKKVQAFIKLQIPAGKANPAPPVGPALGQHGVNIMDFCKAFNADTQKMGDAVVPVVITVYQDRTFSYITKTPPASNLLKKAAGIAKGSGEPHKNKVGKVTDAQVEEIAKTKMPDLNAAGLDAAKKIVAGTARSMGIDVIG from the coding sequence ATGGCAGATAAAAAAGTGCAAGCATTTATCAAATTGCAGATTCCAGCTGGAAAGGCTAATCCAGCTCCTCCTGTGGGTCCGGCATTGGGTCAGCATGGGGTAAATATCATGGATTTCTGTAAAGCATTCAATGCAGATACTCAAAAAATGGGTGATGCGGTGGTGCCTGTTGTTATAACAGTTTATCAGGATAGAACTTTTTCGTATATTACAAAGACACCTCCGGCTTCTAACTTATTAAAAAAGGCTGCTGGAATTGCTAAAGGTTCTGGAGAGCCACATAAGAATAAAGTGGGTAAGGTGACGGATGCGCAAGTTGAAGAAATTGCAAAAACCAAAATGCCAGACCTTAATGCTGCAGGCTTAGATGCAGCAAAGAAAATTGTAGCAGGAACAGCCCGTAGTATGGGTATAGACGTGATTGGCTAG
- the rplA gene encoding 50S ribosomal protein L1, which produces MTGKRYAANSEKVAADKKYAAQEAFETLKSFSGPKFDETIDLCVRLGVDPKQADQMVRASVKLPHGTGKDVKVVVIAKADKAEQAKAAGADVVGDQDVLDKIAKGWFDFDKLIATPDMMAAVGKLGSALGPRGLMPNPKTGTVTFEVEKAVKDIKAGKVDFRVDKTGNIHTVVGRMSFDAEKLTQNLSALMESIVKAKPSSAKGIYIKNISVSGTMSPSVTLDPGQFQ; this is translated from the coding sequence ATGACAGGAAAAAGGTATGCAGCAAATAGTGAGAAAGTTGCTGCTGATAAAAAATATGCGGCTCAAGAAGCCTTTGAAACTCTAAAAAGTTTTTCTGGGCCAAAATTTGATGAGACCATTGACTTGTGTGTGCGTTTGGGTGTTGATCCAAAGCAGGCAGACCAAATGGTTAGAGCTTCAGTGAAGTTGCCTCACGGTACAGGAAAAGATGTCAAAGTTGTGGTGATTGCTAAGGCAGATAAAGCTGAGCAAGCTAAAGCTGCAGGTGCAGACGTAGTCGGTGACCAGGATGTTTTAGATAAGATTGCTAAGGGTTGGTTTGATTTTGATAAGCTCATTGCAACACCTGACATGATGGCCGCTGTTGGTAAATTGGGTTCTGCTTTGGGTCCAAGAGGTTTGATGCCCAATCCAAAAACTGGAACAGTGACTTTTGAAGTTGAAAAAGCGGTTAAAGATATCAAAGCCGGTAAAGTTGACTTCCGTGTTGATAAGACAGGTAATATTCACACAGTGGTCGGGCGTATGTCTTTTGATGCTGAAAAGTTGACACAGAACTTATCAGCGCTTATGGAGTCTATTGTTAAGGCTAAGCCTTCTTCAGCAAAAGGTATTTACATTAAAAACATCAGTGTTTCCGGGACAATGAGTCCTTCTGTAACGCTTGACCCAGGGCAGTTTCAGTAA
- the rplJ gene encoding 50S ribosomal protein L10 yields MPSQNRIKKQEQVALYKEKFSKSKAAVLSLCTGISVEDITAFRAKLRSENVEFKVLKNTIASRAIEGTDLEPLKSEFSGQTAVAFTESDPVVLAKIISDFAKEQETFSIKAGVLDGKLLDAKNVDALANIPSREVLLGKLAGSLQSPYAGMVYGLSGILRKFVYVLDAVRREKESKGE; encoded by the coding sequence ATGCCGAGTCAAAATAGAATAAAAAAACAAGAGCAAGTTGCTTTGTATAAAGAAAAGTTTTCTAAATCAAAAGCAGCAGTTTTGTCTCTGTGCACTGGAATCAGTGTTGAAGATATCACTGCATTTAGAGCAAAGCTACGCTCTGAAAATGTAGAGTTTAAAGTTTTAAAAAATACAATTGCGTCACGAGCTATAGAAGGGACTGACCTTGAACCTTTGAAGAGTGAATTTTCAGGGCAGACGGCAGTTGCTTTTACGGAAAGTGACCCAGTTGTTTTAGCAAAAATCATTTCTGATTTTGCAAAAGAGCAAGAAACATTTTCTATTAAAGCGGGAGTCTTGGATGGAAAATTGTTGGATGCAAAAAATGTAGATGCATTGGCCAACATTCCTAGTAGGGAAGTGTTGTTGGGAAAATTGGCTGGATCACTTCAGTCACCCTATGCCGGTATGGTTTACGGTTTATCAGGTATTCTTCGGAAGTTTGTTTATGTCCTTGACGCTGTCCGAAGAGAAAAAGAAAGTAAGGGCGAGTAG
- the rplL gene encoding 50S ribosomal protein L7/L12 yields MTKEQFVENVKAMSVLELKELVDIFEEEFGVSAAPVAVAGGAAPAAGGEAAAAEKTEFNVMLKAAGDKKIQVIKVVRSITGLGLKEAKDLVDGAPKAIKENVAKEEAEKMKADLEQEGATVELS; encoded by the coding sequence ATGACAAAAGAACAGTTTGTTGAAAACGTAAAGGCAATGTCTGTTTTAGAACTTAAAGAGTTGGTAGACATATTTGAAGAAGAATTCGGTGTGTCTGCAGCGCCTGTTGCAGTTGCAGGTGGTGCAGCTCCAGCTGCTGGTGGTGAAGCCGCTGCGGCTGAAAAAACAGAGTTTAACGTAATGTTAAAAGCTGCTGGCGATAAGAAAATCCAAGTGATTAAAGTTGTAAGATCAATTACGGGTCTTGGTTTGAAAGAAGCAAAAGATTTAGTTGATGGCGCTCCAAAAGCAATTAAAGAAAATGTTGCTAAGGAAGAAGCTGAAAAAATGAAAGCTGATCTTGAGCAAGAAGGCGCAACTGTAGAGCTTTCTTAA